The Pyxidicoccus sp. MSG2 DNA segment AGCTCCACGCTGTGTACCCCGGCCTCGGTGGGGACGTAGACGGCCGGGTCGGAGGTGGTGAATTGCTGCAGCACCGCGCCCGAGGGCGCGACGACGCGGACCGTGCACTGCCGGCCCGCCGGGGCCTCGCAGCCCAGCAGGTAGTAGGCCTTCGGGGAGAGCTCCGCCTGGAAGACGTCGACATCGTCAGGCGCCTGGAACCAGCCCTCCTCCAGGGCAGAGGTTCCCAGCGGAGTCGCCTCCGCCGCCGTGTCGCCGTGGTCGTCATCGGTGACGTTCCGCAAGCGGCAGCGGTACTGGAGATTGAAGGGCCCGTCCTCCAGCGAAGGGGTGGACAGGGTGATGAGGTGGGGCCCGGACTCGGCCGTCAGGTAGGTGGAGTCCACCTGCGCTCCTTCCATCAGGAGCTCCCCCGAGGCGCTGGAGACGGTCCGCTGGAGGTAGGCTCCGCCACCGCCCTCCTGGGTGCAGGCCACCACGAGCCGCTGCCCCGCCTCCGCGTGGAAGGCGAAGACGTCGCGGTCCGACGTGGCCTGGAGGACGCCCTCGAAGGTGGCGTCATCTCCGCTGATGGGCGTGGCCGACTCCGCGAGGTCGCCATGGTCGTCCGGCAGGGGCTGGAGCTGGAGCGAGTAGTGGCCCGCGGACTCCCCACTGTGGGGTGCCAGCGCGATGATGTAGCGCCCCGCGCGAACGGGCCGGAAGCGGACATCGAACTGCTCGACGCCGTTGGAGCCATGCGAAGAGGCCTCATGGAAGGACAGGCCCTCCGCATCCGCCACAAACACGCTGCAGCCGGACATGTCCCGGCACGTGCCGGTCAGCTGGTAGAGGTGTTGCCCCGTGGCCTCGAAGTCGAAGTAGACGCTGCTCGCGTGGAATAGGTCTGACTCGAGGGTGGTGCCCTCGACCGGATCGCCGGTGGTCGGCAGCGGGATGAAGCTGGCGGGAAGCGCAATCCGCACCAGCGTCTGGGCGGGATTCGAGACGCAGGTGGGGACGACGCCGGTGAGGTCCTGACACGCCTCACCTTCGGGGCAGGTGAGCCGGCTGCATTCCGGGTAATAGGGGCGGCGCTCGTCCTTGCAGCCCGCCGCGAGCGACAGGGCGACGAACAGCAAGCACGACAACACACGGACAGACCTGGGATACGGCATGGCGGGCTGGGGTCCCCTCATTCCAGCAATGGGCGGGGGAAGCTATACCAGACCGCGCCGCCCGCTCAGTCCACCGTGAAGTACAGCACCACATCATCCGTGTCATCACCGAGCAGGCGTGATTCCAGCCTCAGGCCCTCACGCCAGCGCCGCGAGCGCGAGGACCTGGTCGCGCAGCCGCGGCCCGATTCGGACGAGCTGGGCGATGAGGGAAATCCAGCCGATGAGTCCCCGGGCCGCCGAGGCCACCAGCCCTATCACCAGGGACAGCACGGACGCGGCGAGCTGGAGCGCGAGCCCCACCCGCTCCATCCGCTTCAGCACCCCCTTCGCGGCGTCGATGCCGCCGTCGCCCAGCACCAGCAGGTCCGCGTCGCCGTCCGGCCGGAAGCGGCAGGCCGCGAGGGTGTTCGGCGTGCCCTCGCGCAGCTCGCCCTTCAGGTAGAGGCCGACGCCATCCACGAAGGCGGTGGCCGCCTTGCGGATGGTGGTCAGCACCTCGTTGGCCTTCTGGAAGAGCGCGCGGAAGACGTTCTTCACCAGCGTGACGGCGTAGTCGACGCCCCGCCGCACCAGGTCCACCAGGCCCTCGGCCAGCCGCTTCACCTGGCACCCCAGCCACCGCGCGGCGCGGCGGAGCCCGTCCCAGAGGAAGAACCCGGAGTTGGGCACGTCACGCGTCCAGTAGTCCTGCAGCGCGGGCTCGTTGGCCTTCACGAAGGCGGCCAGCTCCTCGGGCGACACCTCGGGCTCGCGCTGCTGGCGCGAGAACTCCTGGAGGGTTTCGAGCCGCAGCCGGTCCGTGAGCTGGCGCAGCGCGCTTTCGGACAGCGGCGTGGGAGCCACGTGTCGCCAGTGCACCTGGAGCGACTCCCGCATGGGCTTCTCCTGTACGGGCTTGCGGATGTCGCCAGTGGGGTAGCCGTTGAGCCACAGCTCGGCGCGAACGAGCCGCAGCAGGTAGCGCTTCGTCGCGTGCCACTCGGGCCGCTCGTTCAGCTCCAGGCCCTCCTCGAGCGCATCCTTGACCGCCTCCCCGCCCTCGGCCACGGCGTCCAGCTGCACGTCATGGTCGAACAGCAACGCGATGAGCTCCCTGTCCTTGCTGAGGTTCTGGAGCCCCTTCTCCTTGAGGCTGGCCGTGTCCGCCAACCCCAGCATGGAGACGACGGCGCGGAAACGGCTGAGAGGGATGGTCGTGTACTGGTCCACCGTGCTGTCCACGCGCTTGTTGTCCCGCATCCCGAGCACCGTGAGCCGGAGCTGCATGGCCCGCGTCAGCACGGGGTTGAGCCTGCCCTCGGGGGACACCCAACGGTCCACCTTGAAGGGCTGCTCCAGCGCGACGAGCTCCTGGAGCGCGTCCCAGGTGGGCGGGTCGATTCCCACGTTCCTGAGCAGCCCCGCCTCCTGCCGGAAGCGGTGCAGTGCCTTGAGGAGCTTGACGTCCATCTTCCCGCTATCGAGGTCCCCCACGTCGTCATAGCCCAGGCTGTCCAGGCGCGTGCGCACCGCGCGGACGCGCAGCTCGTACTCCTCCTGGGCCTGTCCCGGGACCACGGACGGGGGCAGCGGGGCCAGCCCCGCCGCGGCCTCGAGCCGGCGGAGGTTCTCCTCCAGCAGCGCGGCATCCTCCAGCCCATCCGCGCCCACCTGGAGCTGGACGCCCTGCGTGGCGGCGGGCAGCTTCGGCACCCCCGGGAACGCGAGCTTGAGCGTGTCCAGCTCCGGTGACGGGGGCATGGCGGCGGACTACTTCACCAGGTTCTTGATGGAGTCGGCGAAGAAGTCGGTGATGGCCTTGCGCGCCTGGAGGCTGCTGGTGATGGCCTGCTGGTGCAGCGCCAGCAGCTCGGCGATGCGCGGCAGGTCCTCGTTCGTCTGGAAGGTGTAGCTGTCCCCGTCGAAGTTGAGCTGGGTGGCCGCGACCAGCTTCACGTCGCCGTTCGTCTTCGCGCCCTTCTTCAGCCCATCCCAGTCGATGGCGCCCGCCGCGTTGATGGCGACGTCCACCTTGCCCGTATACGTGACGACCTCCAGCTTGCTGAGGTCATTCACCTGATTGCCGAGTTCCTGGATGGCGGCCTTGAGTCCCATGGTGTGCTCCCCCTCATGAGGTGAACGCGGGCGCCAGAAGGGCGCCACGTCCACGAGTAGACGGGGGAGTGGCCCGGCGAGTCAAACGCCCCCGCCAGATGAGCGCGGTGGCGCACCGTCAGCTCGAGGGGCGCTTTCTCCAATGGGCACCTTGACGTGCCCGTGAGGTCCTTCTCACGATGGAGGCACATCGAACGTGAGAGGGAGTCCCATGACGAAGCGTCTTGCGAAGCTGCTGTCGGTGCTGTCCGTCCTGCTGCTGCCCACCCTGGCCGCGGCGGAGGAGGTCTGGGTGGCGGAGACCCAGGCGACCTCGAGCGGGGGGAGCTACTACTCGTACTACCTCACGGTGAAGGTGGGGGTGTGGCCCGTGGCACCGGGCCACTCGGTGGGCATCGTGTACACGAATGACAACTGGAACACGACTCACCAGGTCGACCTGACCTGGCAGTACAACCAGTCCAACGCCTACGGGTCTCAGGATGAGCTCTGGCGCACGCCCACCTTGTATGTGAGTGACAGCGCGCCGGTGGAGTACGCGGTGTACGTGGACGACGCGTATGCAAACCGGACGTGGAACAACAACAACGGTCAGAACTTCCGGTTCAGCCGCATGTGAGCGGCTACGGCTGCGCCACGCCCAGCTCGTAGGCCTTGCGGATGGTCTGGGCACAGGCGCGTGACTTCTCGCCCTCCTCATCCCCGCCGAGCTGGCGACTGCGGGCCAGGAGCATGTACCGGTTCCTGGCGGCGTTCACCCAGGGATAGAAGCCGAACGCCCCCGCCGAGGAGTGGCCCGTCACTGTCCACACGCCACTGAGCGTCTCACCTTCAATCCAGTGTCCGAGCCCGTAGTACGCCTGGCCCGCCGCCGACCATGGCGTGTAGGACACGTCGGGGCCGCCCGGCCACGCTGGAACGGAGTCCACGGTCAGCTTGGAGGACAGCTCATACTGGTTGTTGATCAGCTTCATCAGGAAGACGCGGTAGTGCGCCGCGCTGCCTGAGAAGCCCCCGGCCACGGCGACGTCGCTGTCGGACTCCGGCAGCGTGGTGCCCAACTGGGCGTTGATCCAATCCATGACGCTCAACAGGCCCGTGCCCTTCCGCGCGCCGATGTCGTCCAGGGCCAGCTTCTGCATGTGCCCGCCGTTGTAGAAGTACCGGCCATTCTGGAGCGGGCGGTAGGAGACGTTCTTGTAGGTGGGTCCGTAGCAAGTCGAGACGGTCGTCCCGGCGTCCCCACACAAGGTGGTGTTCTCGTCGATGTAGCCGCTGGTGAAGTTGAGCCGCTTCTTCTCGTCCGTGCTGAGGTTCGCGTACCCCTTGGACTGCACGTAGGCACCCACGTACAGCCACTTGCTCGCGGACGCGATGGGCATCACCGTCGTGGCCGACACTCCGCTGCCTCGCGGGATGCCGTAGAGCAACCCCGCGCCATTGCCAATCTCCCAGTAGAAGTTCCCGAGCGGCTGGCAGCTCGCCGAGTTGTTGGCCGTATCCAACGCGGCCTGTTCGTACACCGTGAGGGCCGCACGGGACGTGCCCTGGGGTGCGTCCGCGCTGGGTTCGAGGGCGTCCTCCGTGGCCCCACAGCCGATGAGGCCCAGCACCAACAGCCCACACGCCGAGCCGCGCTTCGTCCTTCCGTGTCGCTTCATGCGGTGATTCCTCCGGGAAACCCTCGTGAACCCGGGAGGCGTCCAGAAGTTGCGCGAAGAATTGCCGCAACTCCTGGACGAGGCCTTCTAACGCGAGACGCCGCTCACCCGACGGCGCTCGCGACCCTGCCGCGCGAGGTCCCGGGCCACGGAGCCAGCTTCTCCTGCTCGTAGCGCTCGAGCAGGGCGCCGAGCGTCGCCGCCTTCTCCGCGACCTCTGCCTGGCGCTGGGGCGGCACCGTGGGCGCCAGCGCCGGGAAGGGGCCGTTGACGGCCAGCAGGTTGTGGGACTCCAGCGGGTCCGTCTGCAGGTCGTACAACTCCCACTGGTCGGCCTCCACGCCGTGAGGGTCGAAGTAGCGCGCCAGCTTCCAGGTGCCGCTTCGCACGCAGCGGATGTGGTTCGGCTGGCGCACCGGTCCCGGTGCCAACTCGGGCACCTGCCTGCCCGGGGGCAGCTTCCCGTCCGCTCCGGTGCGCAGCACCTCCACGACCTTGCAGAAGAAGGCGTAGTTCTCCAGGTCCTGGATGGAGTGCGGGTCCCCATCCGGCGGAAGCGGTTCGGTGATTTCGTCGTCCGTGGCGAAGAGCACACCCGCCCGCTCCGAGCCGTCCGGCTCGCGGACCACGCTGTCCTCGCCCTTCACCACCGGCGTCAGGTCGGTGCCCACGAACGGAGGCACCACCCGCTGCAGGCGCAGCTGCTCGCGGGCCATTTCCAGGTCCTTGCCCTGGACGCCCATGAGGCCCAGGAGCGTGGGCACCATGTCGACGTGGCTCGTCAGCGCCTCGACCTGCCGGGGTGCCAGGTCCGAGTTGAGGGAGGGGTGACGGAACACCACGGGCACGTGCAGCGCCTCCTGATAGGCCGCGTGCCACTTCTCCATCATCATGCCGTGGGCACCGCCGTACTCGCCGTGGTCCGACATGAAGACGACCAGGGTGTCCTCGTGCAGGCCCACCTCCTCGAGCGTCTCGAGCACGCGGGCGATGTGCCCATCCACCACCTGGTGCAGGTACGCGTAGTACTGCACGAAGGCGGCGACGGAGGCCTCCGGGTTCACCGTCAGCTGGAAGGGGATGTTGGAGGCGAGCGTGACGCCGAGCGCGACGGCCTCGGGATTCGCGGGCGTCTTGCCGGCCGCCACGAGTCCCCGCAGCGCGCCCATGCCCGTCTTCGCGGCGAGCCCGAGCCCGACCTTGTAGGAGTAGTCGAGCTGGCAGGACGGCTTGTCGGGCCCGAGGGGCATCGCGGCCGGGGGCGGTGGCCGGGCGCACGTCGCGTCCAGGCCGGCCGGGTTGAGCGGGTAGCGGAAGGTGCCGCCCGCGGGCGCGGTGGACAGCGTGTGCTTCGAGGGGATGGGCAGCGGACCCGCTGGCGGCGCGTCGGGGTCCAGGGTGCGCGGCAGGGCAGGGTAGGTGGCGATGTCGTGGGGATTGGCGAAGGACACCACCGCCATCCACGGGGCCTGCTGTGAGGGAGGCGAGGGCTGCAGGGGCGCCCTGTCGGTGGCAGCGGCCTGGACCCTGTCGACGCCGAGCGCCAGGGCCTTGCGCCTCAGGAAGGTGCAGGCCAGGTCGGCGCAACCGAAGTCCCGGTAGAAGGCCAGGTTGTTGGGGCTGGAGCCATGCGGCTCGGGGTAGCTGAGCTCCCAGTCCTCGAAGCCGTAGCGCATGAGTGAGCGCTCCGGCGGATTCGACACGTGCCACTTGCCGAAGTAGTGCGTGCGGTAGCCGGCGGCGCGGAACCAGTGGCCCAGCGTGGGGATGCCGTCGGGCCGCAGCCAGGGAAACGCGGCGGCGTCGCCGCTCTTGAACAGGCCATCCGTCTGCGTGACGCCCGTCCGCGTGCCGTACTGCCCCGTCATGATGGCCGTACGGCTGGGAATACAGGCCGAGGAGGCGATGGTGTGGTTGCGCAGCACGACGCCGTGCCGCTGCAGCTTCACGAAGCCCGGGAACATCGACGCGTAGGGGTTGTCCTCACGCAGGGGCTGGAAGCCGAGCAGCTCCTTGAGGGGCTCCGCGAAGCCTCCCTCCGGACCGTAGGGGAAGCGGGGGAACCGCATCTGGTCGACCATGATGACCAGGAGGTTCTTGGGAGGTGTGGCGGGCTTGTGACGCATGGGGACGGAGCCTCCAGGGCGGGGCACTACTCCAGCGGGAACGTGCGGCGTGAGGAGCATACGCCCGCGCCGCGCGCTTCCGCGAGGAGCCCCGTACCTCACCTGCATCTGCAATCCATGCCGCGATGTGTCTGGATTTGCCCCGGGAAGAGGAGCGGGGTGGGGTGCGGAGGTCAGTCCCGCCTGGACTGCACCGCGGCCGTGCCGCTCAGCCCCTGTCGCAGGAACGCGCGCCAGTCCTCGATGAGCTCCGGAGACACGTCATGTCCGAGGCCCGGGTAGGTGCGCAGGTCGATGGGCACGCCTCCCGCCTTCAGCGCCTCCACGCGCTCCACGGTCTTCCGCGCATCGATTATTGCGTCGGCTTCGCCCTGGAGCACCCGCACGCGGCTTGTCGCGGGCAGGGCCCGCGTGGGGTCTCCGAGCAGGCGCGAGCCCATGGGCACGGCGACGTCGACCAGCTCCGGGTAGCGGATGGCGAGGAACCACGCCAGGTCCCCTCCGTACGAGAACCCCGTCACGCCGACGTGACGAAGCTCGGGATGGGCGCGCCGTACTTCTCGGATGAGGTCCGCGACGCGCGCGGCCATCTGCTCCACGTCCGCGAGCTTCGCGGCTTCGTCCTTCTGCTCGTGACCGGGGGCGAACCAGGTGAAGCCCTCCCTGCGCGGTAGCGGCCCCTGGGGGAGCAGCACGCGGACAGGAGCGCCCCAGTCCTTCACGTACTCGTTCCAGAAAGCGGGCGTGCTCCCGGAGTAGTGCAGGGCGACGAGCAGCGCTTCGGGCTGCTCGCCACCGAGGGTGTACGTCTCGTGGACGAGCTGCTGCGACGTGTCCGCCGCCGTGGCCCCCGCCCGAGGGCCCGCGCACGCCAGCGACAGCGTCATCATCACGAAGGGAGCAGCGAGGCCAATGCGCTTCAGGGTGGAACCTCCAGACGGGAATGGGGCCCGGAGGATACGCGCAGGCGGGAGTCGGAGGCGCGGCCGTTGCCCGGCTTGGGCACGGAGGCCAGTCATGCTTTGACTCTTCGCCGCATGCCATTTCTGCTGACCCTGCCGGATGGCCGCCACGTCGCGCTGGAGAAGCCCGTGGTGTCCGTGGGCTCGGACCCCGCCTGTGACGTCGTCGTCACGGAGTCCG contains these protein-coding regions:
- a CDS encoding sulfatase-like hydrolase/transferase encodes the protein MRHKPATPPKNLLVIMVDQMRFPRFPYGPEGGFAEPLKELLGFQPLREDNPYASMFPGFVKLQRHGVVLRNHTIASSACIPSRTAIMTGQYGTRTGVTQTDGLFKSGDAAAFPWLRPDGIPTLGHWFRAAGYRTHYFGKWHVSNPPERSLMRYGFEDWELSYPEPHGSSPNNLAFYRDFGCADLACTFLRRKALALGVDRVQAAATDRAPLQPSPPSQQAPWMAVVSFANPHDIATYPALPRTLDPDAPPAGPLPIPSKHTLSTAPAGGTFRYPLNPAGLDATCARPPPPAAMPLGPDKPSCQLDYSYKVGLGLAAKTGMGALRGLVAAGKTPANPEAVALGVTLASNIPFQLTVNPEASVAAFVQYYAYLHQVVDGHIARVLETLEEVGLHEDTLVVFMSDHGEYGGAHGMMMEKWHAAYQEALHVPVVFRHPSLNSDLAPRQVEALTSHVDMVPTLLGLMGVQGKDLEMAREQLRLQRVVPPFVGTDLTPVVKGEDSVVREPDGSERAGVLFATDDEITEPLPPDGDPHSIQDLENYAFFCKVVEVLRTGADGKLPPGRQVPELAPGPVRQPNHIRCVRSGTWKLARYFDPHGVEADQWELYDLQTDPLESHNLLAVNGPFPALAPTVPPQRQAEVAEKAATLGALLERYEQEKLAPWPGTSRGRVASAVG
- a CDS encoding alpha/beta hydrolase, with the protein product MMTLSLACAGPRAGATAADTSQQLVHETYTLGGEQPEALLVALHYSGSTPAFWNEYVKDWGAPVRVLLPQGPLPRREGFTWFAPGHEQKDEAAKLADVEQMAARVADLIREVRRAHPELRHVGVTGFSYGGDLAWFLAIRYPELVDVAVPMGSRLLGDPTRALPATSRVRVLQGEADAIIDARKTVERVEALKAGGVPIDLRTYPGLGHDVSPELIEDWRAFLRQGLSGTAAVQSRRD